One Spinacia oleracea cultivar Varoflay chromosome 4, BTI_SOV_V1, whole genome shotgun sequence DNA segment encodes these proteins:
- the LOC130459921 gene encoding uncharacterized protein gives MVAIWLLCHYNDRNFDVRVQDTDETNYMDLVDDLFDDSIKQDVLIPNLFRLFYVNPSTNKRVELLNDVGLMGMWGLFKRTDTVEIWIEKANEKETSIQFRTAVKKRKDRKERKAAELRRKAEEFEREREEERRRLEREAEIQRDLEEQLANTVAVEVPVYDVEDLSVEYVRVYSSQHADCFSPGGSQPPNTQKEPSPPPREPSPPPNNPSPPPRSPSPPPNNPSPPPRSPSPPPNNPSPPPRSPSPPPTSPQTQPQQQQQQT, from the coding sequence ATGGTCGCAATTTGGTTGTTATGTCATTATAATGATCGGAATTTTGATGTGAGGGTACAAGATACTGATGAAACGAACTACATGGATTTGGTTGATGACTTGTTTGATGATTCTATTAAGCAAGATGTTCTGATTCCCAAtttatttagattgttttatgtTAATCCTAGTACAAATAAAAGAGTAGAATTGTTGAATGATGTTGGTTTGATGGGCATGTGGGGTTTATTTAAGCGCACAGATACTGTGGAAATATGGATAGAGAAGGCAAATGAGAAGGAAACTTCAATCCAATTTAGGACTGCAGTTAAGAAAAGGAAGGATAGGAAGGAAAGGAAGGCTGCAGAACTTAGAAGGAAAGCTGAGGAGTTTGAGAGGGAGAGGGAAGAGGAAAGGAGAAGGTTAGAAAGGGAGGCTGAGATTCAAAGGGATTTGGAGGAGCAATTGGCAAACACAGTGGCAGTTGAGGTGCCTGTGTATGATGTTGAGGATTTAAGCGTAGAGTACGTACGTGTTTACAGCTCACAACATGCTGACTGCTTTTCCCCGGGAGGTTCCCAACCACCAAATACACAAAAAGAGCCTTCACCACCACCAAGAGAgccctcaccaccaccaaataatccatcaccaccaccaagaagtccctcaccaccaccaaataatccatcaccaccaccaagaagtccctcaccaccaccaaataatccatcaccaccaccaagaagtccctcaccaccaccaaccTCACCACAGACACaaccacagcaacaacaacaacagacataa